One window of the Piliocolobus tephrosceles isolate RC106 chromosome 17, ASM277652v3, whole genome shotgun sequence genome contains the following:
- the PALB2 gene encoding partner and localizer of BRCA2 isoform X6 gives MTVPATFKDLDDGEKQRTQCENTVLKEKLAFLKREYSKTLARLQRAQRAEKVKHSIKKTVEEQDCLSQQELSPQLNHSEPKNKICVYDNLHIKTHLDEETGEKTSVTLDVGPESFNPGDGPGGLPIHRTDDTQEHFPHRVSDPDGEQKQKLPGRRKQQQKRTFISQERDCVFGTDSLRLSGKRLKEQEETSSKNPARSPVTEIRTHLLSLKSELPDSPEPVTETNEDSVFIPPTAQPEKGVDTLPKRPDFTRATTVPLQTPTDSSSSQHLEHIPPKGSSELTTHGLKNIRFTSSVSLEAQDKKVTVPTDNLVVNKAVSKSGQLPTSSNLEAGISCSLNELTHNNLPANENQNLEQNHTEKSLKSPSDALDGRNENLQENEILSQPKSLSLEATSLLSAEKHSCTMPEGLLFPAEYYVRTTRSMSNCQRKVTLEAVIQSHLDVKKKGFKNKNKDASKNLNLSNEETDQSEIRMSDTCTGQPSSRTSQKLLSLTKVSSPAGPTEDNDLSRKAVAQEPSRRYRGKRKSACTPASDHCEPLLPACNPSVINRSKEEVTSHKYQNKKAVTQVKGKKSHQKEDSLSWSNSAYLSLDNDAFTDSFHKDGMLSLKQLLSFLSITDFQLPDEDFGPLKLEKLKSCSEKPVEPFESNMFGERHLKEGNCIFPEELSPKRMNTEMEDLEEDLIVLPGKSHPKRPNPQSQHTKTGLSSSILLYTPLNTVALDDNDRPTADMCSPLFPILGTTPAFGPQGSYEKASTEVAGQTCRTPQLAHLKDSVCLASDSKQFDSSSSPAKPHTTLQVSGRQGQPTCDCDSTLPGTPPPIESFTFKENQLCGNTCQELHKHSVEQTETAELPASDSINPGYLQLVSKLKNPSGSCSVDVSAMFWERAGCKEPCIITACEDVVSLWKALDAWQWEKLYTWHFTEVPVLQIVPVPDVYNLVCVALGNLEIREIRALLCSSDDESEKQVLLKSGNIKAVLGLTKRRLVSSSGTLSDQQVEVMTFAEDGGGKENQFLMPPEETILTFAEVQGMQEALLGTTVMNNIVIWNLKTGQLLKKMHIDDSYQASVCHKAYSEMVPGR, from the exons CGTGCCCAAAGAGCTGAAAAGGTTAAGCATTCTATTAAGAAAACAGTAGAAGAACAAGATTGTTTGTCCCAGCAGGAGCTCTCACCGCAGCTAAACCACTCAG aacctaaaaataaaatatgtgtttatgaCAATTTACACATCAAAACCCATCTTGAtgaagaaactggagaaaagacaTCTGTCACACTTGATGTTGGGCCTGAGTCCTTTAACCCTGGAGATGGCCCAGGAGGATTACCTATACACAGAACAGATGACACCCAAGAACATTTTCCCCACAGGGTCAGTGACCCTGATGGTGAGCAAAAGCAGAAGCTGCCAGGGAGaagaaagcagcagcagaagagaacatttatttcacaagagagagactgtgtctttGGCACTGATTCACTCAGACTGTCTGGGAAAAGACTAAAGGAACAGGAAGAAACCAGTAGCAAAAATCCTGCTAGATCACCAGTAACTGAAATAAGAACTCACCTTTTAAGTCTTAAGTCTGAACTTCCAGATTCTCCAGAACCAGTTACAGAAACTAATGAAGACAGTGTATTCATTCCACCAACTGCCCAACCAGAAAAAGGTGTGGATACACTCCCAAAAAGACCTGATTTCACCAGGGCGACTACAGTTCCTTTACAGACTCCAACAGATAGCAGTAGTAGTCAGCACCTTGAACACATTCCTCCCAAAGGCAGCAGTGAACTTACTACTCACGGCCTAAAAAACATTAGATTTACTTCATCTGTAAGTTTGGAGGCACAAGACAAAAAAGTGACTGTCCCTACAGATAACCTCGTTGTAAACAAAGCTGTAAGTAAAAGTGGCCAACTGCCCACAAGTTCTAATTTAGAGGCAGGTATTTCATGTTCTCTAAATGAACTCACTCACAATAACTTGCCagcaaatgaaaatcaaaacttaGAACAAAATCATACAGAGAAATCTTTAAAATCTCCCAGTGACGCTCTTGATGGTAGAAATGAAAATCTTCAGGAAAACGAGATTCTAAGTCAACCTAAGAGTCTTAGCCTGGAAGCAACCTCTCTTCTTTCTGCAGAAAAACATTCTTGCACAATGCCTGAAGGCCTTCTGTTTCCTGCAGAATACTATGTTAGAACAACACGAAGCATGTCCAATTGCCAGAGAAAAGTAACCCTGGAGGCTGTCATTCAGAGTCATTTGGATGTCAAGAAAAaagggtttaaaaataaaaataaggatgcAAGTAAAAATTTAAACCTTTCCAATGAGGAAACTGACCAAAGTGAAATTAGGATGTCTGACACATGCACAGGACAACCAAGTTCAAGaacttctcagaaacttctctcatTAACTAAAGTCAGCTCTCCCGCTGGGCCCACTGAAGATAATGACTTGTCTAGGAAGGCAGTTGCCCAGGAACCTAGTAGAAGatacagaggaaaaagaaaatcagcctgCACCCCAGCATCAGATCATTGTGAACCACTTTTGCCAGCTTGCAACCCATCGGTTATTAACAGGTCCAAGGAGGAAGTCACCTCACATAAATATCAGAACAAAAAAGCAGTTACTCAAGTGAAAG ggaAGAAAAGTCATCAAAAAGAGGATTCCCTTTCTTGGAGTAATAGTGCTTATTTATCCTTGGATAATGATGCTTTCACGGATTCATTTCATAAGGATGGAATGCTGAGCTTAAAGCAACTACTGTCTTTTCTCAGTATCACAGACTTTCAGTTACCTGATGAAGACTTTGGACCTCTTAAGCTTGAAAAACTGAAGTCTTGCTCAGAAAAACCAGTGGAGCCCTTTGAATCAAACATGTTTGGAGAGAGACATCTTAAAGAGGGAAATTGTATTTTTCCAGAGGAACTGAGTCCTAAACGCATGAATACAGAAATGGAGGACTTAGAAGAGGACCTTATTGTTCTGCCAGGAAAATCACATCCCAAAAGGCCAAACCCACAAAGCCAGCATACAAAGACAGGCCTTTCTTCATCCATATTACTTTATACGCCTTTAAATACAGTTGCGCTTGATGATAATGACAGGCCTACTGCAGACATGTGTTCACCTCTTTTCCCTATCTTAGGCACTACTCCAGCCTTTGGTCCTCAAGGCTCCTATGAAAAAGCTTCCACAGAGGTCGCTGGACAAACTTGCCGCACACCCCAACTTGCTCATTTGAAAGACTCAGTCTGTCTTGCCAGTGATAGTAAACAATTCGACAGTTCAAGCAGTCCAGCAAAACCACATACCACCCTGCAGGTGTCAGGCAGGCAAGGACAACCTACCTGTGACTGTGACTCTACCCTGCCGGGAACACCTCCACCCATTGAGTCAttcacttttaaagaaaatcagcTCTGTGGAAACACATGCCAGGAGTTGCATAAACATTCCGTCGAACAG ACTGAAACAGCAGAGCTTCCTGCTTCTGATAGCATAAACCCAGGCTACCTACAATTGGTTTCAAAGTTAAAG AATCCTTCAGGTTCCTGTTCCGTAGATGTGAGTGCCATGTTTTGGGAAAGAGCCGGTTGTAAAGAGCCATGTATCATAACTGCTTGCGAGGATGTAGTTTCTCTTTGGAAAGCTCTGGATGCTTGGCAGTGGGAAAAACTTTATACTTGGCACTTCACAGAG gTTCCAGTATTACAGATAGTTCCAGTGCCTGATGTGTATAATCTTGTGTGTGTAGCTTTGGGAAATTTGGAAATCAGAGAGATCAG GGCATTGCTTTGTTCCTCTGATGATGAAAGTGAAAAGCAAGTACTACTGAAGTCTGGAAATATAAAAGCTGTGCTTGGCCTGACAAAGAGGAGGCTAGTTAGTAGCAGTGGGACCCTTTCTGATCAACAAGTAGAAGTCATGACATTTGCAGAAGATGGAGG AGGCAAAGAAAACCAATTTTTGATGCCCCCTGAGGAGACTATATTAACTTTTGCCGAGGTCCAAGGGATGCAAGAAGCTCTCCTTGGTACTACTGTTATGAACAACATTGTTATTTG GAATTTAAAAACTGGTCAGCTCTTGAAAAAGATGCACATTGATGATTCTTACCAAGCGTCAGTCTGTCACAAAGCCTATTCTGAAATG